In Meiothermus ruber DSM 1279, the following proteins share a genomic window:
- the phoU gene encoding phosphate signaling complex protein PhoU, translating into MREILDRELNQLTEQTIRMISLVRDMTEKSAKALSDQNPHMAQEIISQDAQVDAMELEIESRTITLIARQSLVASDLRFAFTIIKALTDLERAADYAVHVAEDVIVLAKEPPLKNYITLPDMGRRLALMLDLISKAFAERDIEAAKEVFRRDDEIDALYEEVSRELLTYMMEDPRTITKALTLGRVARSYERLGDHLENISERIIYWLTGKMEKKPEDIY; encoded by the coding sequence ATGCGTGAAATTCTAGACCGGGAACTCAACCAGCTCACCGAGCAGACCATCCGCATGATCTCGCTGGTGCGCGATATGACCGAGAAAAGCGCCAAGGCGCTTAGCGATCAAAATCCACACATGGCGCAGGAGATCATCTCGCAAGATGCGCAGGTGGATGCCATGGAGCTGGAGATCGAATCCAGAACCATCACCCTGATCGCCCGGCAGAGCCTGGTGGCTTCCGATCTGCGCTTTGCCTTTACCATCATCAAGGCCCTGACCGACCTCGAGCGGGCTGCCGACTACGCCGTTCACGTCGCCGAGGACGTAATTGTGCTGGCTAAGGAGCCGCCGCTCAAAAACTACATCACCCTCCCCGATATGGGGCGCCGCCTGGCCCTGATGCTGGACTTGATCTCAAAGGCGTTCGCCGAGCGGGACATCGAGGCGGCCAAAGAGGTGTTTCGCCGCGACGACGAGATTGACGCGCTGTACGAAGAGGTCTCGCGCGAGCTCCTGACCTATATGATGGAGGATCCCCGCACCATTACCAAGGCGCTGACGCTAGGCCGGGTGGCCCGTAGCTACGAGCGGCTGGGCGACCACCTCGAGAACATCTCGGAGCGCATTATCTACTGGCTTACCGGAAAGATGGAGAAAAAGCCCGAAGATATATACTAA
- the efp gene encoding elongation factor P, with amino-acid sequence MISVTDLRNGTKVKMDGALWQCIEYQHQKIGRGGAKVVAKFRNLETGATVERSFNSGEKLEDIYVETKDLQYLYPEGDELVFMDLETYEQFHVPRGISEATKFLKEGMTVQGAMYNGRPLDITLPASVELKIVDTPPGVRGDTVSGGTKPATLETGAVVQVPLFVEAGEVIRVDTRSGEYLGRA; translated from the coding sequence ATGATCAGCGTAACAGATCTCCGGAACGGAACCAAAGTCAAAATGGATGGGGCGTTGTGGCAGTGCATTGAGTACCAGCACCAGAAAATTGGGCGCGGCGGCGCTAAAGTGGTGGCCAAGTTCAGGAACCTCGAGACCGGGGCCACGGTCGAGCGCTCCTTCAACTCCGGTGAGAAGCTCGAGGATATCTACGTCGAGACCAAGGACCTGCAGTACCTCTACCCGGAAGGCGACGAACTGGTATTCATGGACTTGGAAACCTACGAGCAGTTCCACGTACCGCGGGGGATTTCCGAGGCCACCAAGTTCCTCAAAGAAGGAATGACCGTGCAGGGCGCCATGTACAACGGCCGTCCGCTGGATATCACCCTGCCCGCTTCGGTGGAGCTCAAGATCGTTGACACGCCCCCAGGGGTGCGCGGTGATACCGTCTCGGGTGGCACCAAGCCCGCCACCCTCGAGACCGGGGCCGTGGTACAGGTGCCGCTGTTTGTCGAGGCCGGGGAGGTCATCCGGGTGGATACCCGCAGCGGGGAATACCTAGGCCGGGCCTGA
- the accB gene encoding acetyl-CoA carboxylase biotin carboxyl carrier protein, giving the protein MNAKELKSILQALQEHEVAELTLETPDYKLTVKRGGEVQYVAAPAPVVIQPQAVPASSPSPVQTQAETPAPAPTPKPEVPKEDTSRYVEVKAPIVGTFYRAPSPEAEPFVKEGDLVKKGQVLCIIEAMKLMNEIESEVSGVVRKILVSNGEPIEYGQVLFLIEPA; this is encoded by the coding sequence ATGAATGCAAAGGAACTAAAGTCTATCCTCCAAGCCTTGCAAGAACACGAGGTGGCCGAGCTGACCCTCGAGACCCCCGATTACAAACTAACAGTCAAGCGAGGTGGGGAGGTGCAGTATGTGGCCGCGCCCGCCCCAGTGGTTATCCAGCCTCAAGCGGTGCCGGCCTCGAGCCCATCACCAGTCCAGACCCAGGCCGAAACCCCTGCCCCAGCGCCCACGCCCAAGCCCGAGGTGCCCAAGGAGGACACCAGCCGATACGTCGAGGTAAAAGCTCCCATCGTCGGTACTTTCTATCGCGCACCCTCTCCCGAGGCCGAGCCTTTTGTCAAGGAGGGCGATCTGGTCAAGAAGGGACAGGTCTTGTGCATTATCGAGGCCATGAAGCTCATGAACGAGATAGAGAGCGAAGTGTCCGGTGTGGTGCGCAAAATCCTGGTTTCCAATGGTGAGCCCATCGAGTACG